The following are encoded together in the Tetrapisispora phaffii CBS 4417 chromosome 5, complete genome genome:
- the TPHA0E03870 gene encoding DMT family transporter: MSSDFNGNKSSVVIETQELDVEVESNIEDSSNRSFPSFDREERSVNKSVSEDDFEDDCEIEEDKSNILRKFTSESLKPNIGLVILALAFFCNSLMIVSTKVLVTNPERSSEERIKPLQILLVRMVLTYIGTLIYMYLNRATIPNVPFGPPEVRKWLLLRGACGFFGVFGMYFSLMYLCLSDALIITFLSPSVTIILAWVVLRENLTKYEVTSSLISLLGVVLIIRPEFIFGSRGMSSDGNDLSVVSSDPHERLIASLVGLAGVFGASIVYIVIRFIGNKAHAIMSVSYFSMVTAVISLIGIIIIPSMTFQIPSSLKEWLLFANLGVCGFFFQLLLTLGIQKEKAGRGTLMQYTQIIYAIFWDVLLWDVWPNIWSWGGMVLIIGSTLFMFILKKSVSKSEQALNDSEGRNLQLSRGTASHPDNDELELQNLSD, translated from the coding sequence ATGAGCTCAGACTTTAATGGTAATAAAAGTTCAGTTGTGATTGAAACTCAGGAACTAGATGTTGAAGTTGAAAGTAATATTGAAGATTCGAGTAATCGAAGCTTCCCTTCATTTGATCGGGAAGAACGTTCTGTGAATAAGAGTGTTAGCGAGGATGACTTCGAAGATGACTGTGAAATCGAAGaagataaatcaaatatctTAAGGAAATTCACATCAGAAAGCTTAAAACCTAATATTGGTTTGGTTATTCTCGCACTAGcatttttttgtaattcattaatgatTGTTTCTACTAAAGTATTAGTGACCAATCCTGAGAGATCATCAGAAGAGAGAATTAAACCtttacaaattttattagtaAGAATGGTTTTAACGTACATTGGAACTTTGATATACATGTACTTGAATCGTGCTACTATTCCAAATGTTCCATTTGGTCCTCCAGAAGTTAGAAAATGGCTGTTATTAAGAGGTGCATGTGGGTTTTTTGGTGTTTTTGGCATGTACTTTTCATTGATGTACTTATGTTTAAGTGACGCTCTAATTATTACATTTTTATCACCTTCTGTCACTATAATATTGGCATGGGTAGTACTGAGAGAGAATTTAACGAAATACGAAGTTACCAGTTCACTCATATCATTATTAGGAGTTGTGTTGATTATCCGTCCAGAGTTTATATTTGGTTCAAGAGGAATGTCTTCAGATGGTAATGACTTGTCGGTTGTTTCATCAGATCCCCATGAGAGATTAATAGCAAGTTTAGTTGGGCTTGCGGGTGTCTTTGGAGCAAGTATAGTGTATATTGTAATTAGGTTCATTGGTAACAAAGCACATGCCATTATGAGCGTCAGCTATTTTTCAATGGTTACAGCAGTTATTTCATTGATTGgaatcatcatcattcCTTCAATGACCTTTCAAATACCTTCTTCGCTAAAAGAATGGCTTTTATTTGCAAATTTAGGCGTTTGTGGATTTTTCTTTCAGTTATTGTTGACTTTAGGCATACAAAAAGAGAAGGCTGGTAGGGGAACTCTCATGCAATATACACAAATAATTTATGCCATATTTTGGGATGTTTTACTATGGGACGTATGGCCAAATATTTGGTCTTGGGGAGGCATGGTCCTGATTATAGGAAGCACGCTATTCATGTTTATTCTCAAGAAGTCAGTCTCAAAGAGTGAGCAAGCCTTAAATGATAGTGAAGGGAGAAATTTACAACTATCTAGAGGAACAGCATCTCATCCTGACAACGATGAGCTGGAGTTACAGAACTTATCAGATTAA
- the KRE28 gene encoding Kre28p (similar to Saccharomyces cerevisiae YDR532C; ancestral locus Anc_1.19) translates to MEVRPVTTFKNELRNIEETVTQASTEVLNEQEQRYQTTINEITQSIVSVSNGQDFIKLYKGDQQLSDVIDENESLVIDPRNLKDNLLKVNKLVELLKLTYLEKDTLDYFLRYTLTSTNLLALESEDDPKFLELQKQVASMEQNALIDKLQSVENAKEEILNKNKELSMKQDQINNMYLDTTGIIDDCWEMLDELETLKRLQNENTISNKDAAPDNKVEKDNDAEIIKETYEEWQTLKMVKSLENKLNSELAQVQQIRDEKNLNSDMKSKGNFDTNEVLTVQGETLTKLIRLWNNYFLPSSNLPNSEEKTQSKLRLEIFPQTRKFQFNLSNKYVVVFELNDDVKNSVKDIRFFEKNADSMVENFKLRSEYLNKFNKPISNHEIFWVMEDILRNVI, encoded by the coding sequence ATGGAGGTTCGACCTGTTACAACTTTCAAAAATGAGTTAAGGaatattgaagaaacaGTTACTCAGGCAAGTACCGAAGTTCTTAACGAACAAGAGCAACGATACCAAACTACAATAAATGAGATTACCCAAAGTATAGTGAGCGTAAGCAATGGACAAGATTTTATTAAACTTTACAAAGGTGATCAACAATTGAGTGATGTTATCGATGAGAACGAATCACTAGTAATAGATCCAAGGAATTTGAAGGACAACTTATTAAAAGTGAATAAATTAGTAGAGTTATTGAAGCTAACGTATTTGGAAAAGGACACCTTGgattattttttaagaTATACTTTGACTTCAACAAACTTGCTAGCTCTTGAGAGTGAGGATGATCCTAAGTTCCTCGAATTACAAAAACAAGTTGCATCAATGGAACAAAATGCTCTTATTGATAAGTTACAGAGCGTTGAAAATGCCAAGGAGgagatattaaataaaaacaaagaaCTGTCAATGAAACAAgatcaaataaataatatgtaTCTGGATACAACGGGTATTATAGATGATTGTTGGGAAATGTTAGATGAATTAGAGACATTAAAAAGGCTGCAAAACGAAAATACGATCTCAAATAAAGATGCTGCTCCAGATAATAAAGTTGAAAAAGATAATGACGCtgaaataataaaagaaacatATGAAGAATGGCAGACCTTAAAAATGGTAAAAtctttagaaaataaattaaattcagAATTAGCTCAAGTTCAACAAATACGAGATGAAAAAAACCTAAATAGTGACATGAAGTCCAAGGGCAATTTTGATACCAATGAAGTTCTTACAGTTCAGGGAGAAACTTTAACAAAGCTAATTAGGTTATGGAATAATTATTTCTTGCCTTCTTCGAATCTTCCTAATTCTGaagaaaaaacacaaaGCAAATTAAGATTAGAAATATTCCCACAAACAAGAAAATTTCAGTTTAACCTATCGAATAAATACGTTGTTGTATTCGAATTGAATGATGATGTAAAAAATTCTGTTAAAgatattagattttttgaaaaaaatgcaGATTCAATGGTTGAAAACTTCAAGTTAAGAAgtgaatatttaaacaaatttaataaaccTATTAGCAATcatgaaatattttgggTTATGGAGGATATACTGCGAAATGTTATTTAG
- the CAB1 gene encoding pantothenate kinase (similar to Saccharomyces cerevisiae YDR531W; ancestral locus Anc_1.18), producing MTQMKNCIHFDCNYSKKLFTIAIDIGGTLAKVVYSPLCSNTLCFDTIESARIDDFILLLHNLVKDHNNNDYQTTQIIATGGGAYKFYNLLTKEFSNIKSISRFDEMECLIKGLNMFIHKIKDEVFTYNDIEGMKIIQHSLNSKEDANNNKNIDTLIYPYLLVNIGSGVSILKVESPNEFSRVGGSSLGGGTLWGLLSLITGAKTYDEMLSWAQEGDNTNVDMLVGDIYGSGYSNIGLKSTHIASSFAKVFENRSSSTSTETKKDMSNELENLSIDDNENPNESSRITSTEIINRRKTEKSFRNEDISKSLLYAISNNIGQIAYLQAKIHNVHNIYFGGSYIRGHLTTMNTLSYAINFWSDGTKQAFFLKHEGYLGAMGAFLSEVE from the coding sequence ATGACCCAGATGAAGAATTGCATACATTTTGATTGTAATTATAGCAAGAAACTATTTACAATTGCTATTGATATCGGTGGAACTTTGGCGAAAGTTGTATATTCACCATTGTGCTCTAATACACTTTGCTTTGATACAATTGAAAGTGCACGGATTGATGATTTCATTCTGCTGCTACATAACTTGGTGAAGGATcacaataataatgattacCAGACTACGCAGATCATTGCCACTGGTGGAGGTGCATACaagttttataatttgcTGACAAAAGAGTTTTCTAATATCAAATCAATTTCACGGTTCGATGAAATGGAATGCTTGATCAAAGGTTTGAATATGTTCATACACAAAATTAAAGACGAAGTGTTTACTTACAATGACATCGAAGGAATGAAAATCATACAGCACAGTTTAAATTCTAAAGAGGATGcgaataataataagaatataGACACATTGATTTATCCCTATCTGTTAGTGAATATAGGTTCAGGAGTCTCCATCTTGAAAGTAGAGTCTCCAAATGAGTTTTCAAGGGTTGGTGGCTCTAGCTTAGGAGGAGGCACTCTTTGGGGATTGCTCTCTTTGATCACCGGCGCAAAGACTTACGATGAAATGTTAAGTTGGGCACAAGAAGGTGATAATACAAATGTGGATATGCTTGTAGGTGATATATATGGCTCCGGATACAGCAACATAGGTCTGAAATCAACCCATATTGCTTCTTCATTTGCAAAAGTGTTTGAAAATAGGAGTTCTTCCACATCTACCGAAACTAAAAAAGACATGAGTAAcgaattagaaaatttaagcattgatgataatgaaaatcCAAACGAATCCTCAAGGATAACCTCCACTGAGATAATAAATAGAAGAAAAACTGAGAAATCATTCAGAAATGAAGATATATCAAAGAGTCTATTATATGCCATATCGAATAATATCGGCCAAATTGCATATTTACAAGCCAAAATCCATAATGTGCATAATATCTATTTCGGCGGTTCATATATAAGAGGCCATTTGACAACTATGAATACATTAAGCTATGCAATCAATTTTTGGTCTGATGGAACGAAACAAGCATTTTTCTTAAAGCATGAAGGTTACCTAGGTGCCATGGGTGCATTTTTAAGTGAGGTTGAATGA
- the TPHA0E03900 gene encoding uncharacterized protein (similar to Saccharomyces cerevisiae APA1 (YCL050C) and APA2 (YDR530C); ancestral locus Anc_1.17), whose translation MLAKEIAQSVKEKYEAAVKSGSLVFTETTQEKVKDSKSGIEYLVSYAPSLKGKPTKEGNGASDPFENPEAELLISEDVNGDDQFKLLLNKYPIVENHTILATKTFQKQNLALSPKELFTSYKYLSKLDDSTNDEVKYMMFYNCGDLSGSSVDHKHLQFIPLPKNFNTIQDNLVSGKTHFLPTVREEPLQHEKTSFAHFAIPLPDNSDDVDEDLLAMAYFSLLQRALTFFQDWLNERPEFTGKTSYNVMMTKKWLSVVPRSSPVSKTLGLNLNATAYVGLLLIKDEETLNKVKENASLIDEALLECGFPNTAGEKTNEYNY comes from the coding sequence ATGTTGGCTAAAGAGATTGCTCAATCTGTGAAGGAGAAATACGAGGCTGCTGTTAAGAGTGGTAGTCTGGTGTTTACTGAGACTACTCAAGAGAAAGTTAAGGACAGTAAGTCTGGTATCGAATACTTGGTCAGTTATGCTCCTTCTTTAAAGGGGAAACCAACTAAAGAGGGCAATGGTGCTTCTGATCCATTTGAAAACCCTGAAGCCGAGTTGTTGATCTCTGAGGATGTTAATGGCGATGACCAATTCaagttattattgaataagtATCCAATTGTAGAGAACCACACTATTTTAGCTACAAAAACTTTCCAAAAACAAAACTTGGCTTTGAGTCCAAAGGAATTGTTCACTTCATACAAATACTTGAGTAAATTGGACGATTCCACTAACGATGAGGTTAAGTATATGATGTTTTACAACTGCGGTGACTTATCAGGTTCTTCAGTTGATCATAAACATTTGCAATTCATCCCATTGCCAAAAAACTTTAACACTATTCAAGACAATTTAGTTTCTGGTAAAACTCACTTCTTGCCAACTGTTAGAGAAGAACCATTGCAACATGAAAAAACTAGTTTCGCTCATTTCGCTATCCCATTACCAGATAATTCAGATGATGTCGATGAAGACTTATTAGCTATGGCATATTTCTCCCTTCTACAAAGAGCTTTAACTTTTTTCCAAGATTGGTTAAATGAGAGACCAGAATTTACTGGTAAAACTAGTTACAACGTTATGATGACTAAGAAATGGCTATCTGTTGTCCCAAGATCATCTCCAGTATCGAAGACTTTAGGTTTAAATCTAAATGCTACTGCTTACGTCGGTTTACTATTGATTAAAGATGAGGAAACTTTGAATAAAGTAAAAGAAAATGCTTCTTTAATTGATGAGGCTTTATTAGAATGTGGTTTCCCAAATACCGCTGGGgaaaaaacaaatgaatataaCTACTAA